A stretch of Pseudoliparis swirei isolate HS2019 ecotype Mariana Trench chromosome 14, NWPU_hadal_v1, whole genome shotgun sequence DNA encodes these proteins:
- the LOC130204214 gene encoding uncharacterized protein LOC130204214, whose product MPLVSPLGNLVFSRDLGRLGIPLLVLLALWPGTGPDRLLVPPGLSWSLLVPPGLSWSLLVSAGLCWSLLVSAGLTWSLLVPAGPCWSHLVSAGLCWSHLVSPGLCWSHLVSPGLCWSLLVSPGLSWSLLVSAGLSWSLLVSPGLSWSLLVSAGPSWSLLVSAGLCWSLLVSAGPCWSHLVSAGLSWSLLVSPGLCWSLLVSPGLTWSHLVSPGLCWSLLVSAGLCWSHLVSPGLCWSHLVSAGPCWSLLVSVGLSWSLLVSWSLLVSPGPCWSLLVSPGLSWSHLVSPGLCWSPGLTWSLLVSWQFTVLFRAAGLGGSSSITAFISPTTRGLREAMKAEGIEFSLPLVEERRRSREHPTEEQEEESELKEGQEADEGPHDDDDDDEEGSFSWLKEMGIQDHIKKPDSITMQLRKEGSSVALDHKPESVVCVRGPHSFTLVNFLIGCKSLVAAAGLQAGLPPTLLAPGPFRGATMHTLKARCVTVKSPVGSTYQNISSLEITGPILPSSLHSITSLLRPAQKGNFSAALYTHTPTAVMNTHTPTAVMNTHTPTAVMNTHTTTAVMNTHTTTAVMNTTTAVMNTHPKQQGSGGVDLSGCGLQPAVGSGGVDLSGCGLQPVVGSGGVDLSGCGLQPAVGSGGVDLSGCGLQPATLQQLRQPSSLGKTALTHLNMSNYSYMWKN is encoded by the exons ATGCCTTTGGTTTCCCCTTTGGGAAACCTGGTCTTCTCCAGGGACCTGGGCCGGCTGGGGATCcccctgctggtcctcctggcCCTTTGGCCTGGGACCGGCCCAGACCG cctcctggtccctcctggtctctcctggtctctcctggtccctcctggtctctcctggtctctcctggtctctgctggtctctgctggtctctgctggtctctgctggtctcacctggtctctgctggtccctgctggtccctgctggtctcacctggtctctgctggtctctgctggtctcacctggtctctcctggtctctgctggtctcacctggtctctcctggtctctgctggtctctcctggtctctcctggtctctcctggtctctcctggtctctgctggtctctcctggtctctgctggtctctcctggtctctcctggtccctcctggtctctgctggtccctcctggtctctcctggtctctgctggtctctgctggtctctcctggtctctgctggtccctgctggtctcacctggtctctgctggtctctcctggtctctgctggtctctcctggtctctgctggtctctcctggtctcacctggtctcacctggtctcacctggtctctcctggtctctgctggtctctcctggtctctgctggtctctgctggtctcacctggtctctcctggtctctgctggtctcacctggtctctgctggtccctgctggtctctgttggtctctgttggtctctcctggtctctgctggtctcctggtctctcctggtctcacctggtccctgctggtctctcctggtctctcctggtctctcctggtctcacctggtctctcctggtctctgctggtctcctggtctcacctggtccctgCTGGTCTCTTGGCAGTTCACCGTGCTGTTCAGGGCTGCAGGTCTCGGGGGCTCCAGCAGCATCACGGCCTTCATCTCCCCGACCACCAGGGGCCTGAGGGAGGCCATGAAGGCTGAAG GAATAGAGTTCagtctccctctagtggaggAAAGGAGGCGCAGCAGGGAGCACCCgacggaggagcaggaagagga GTCTGAGCTCAAAGAGGGTCAGGAGGCTGATGAAGGaccacatgatgatgatgatgatgatgaggagggcaGCTTCTCCTGGCTGAAGGAGATGGGGATCCAGGACCACATCAAGAAGCCCGACAGCATCACCATGCAACT TCGTAAGGAGGGCTCCTCGGTGGCCCTGGACCACAAGCCGGAGTCCGTGGTGTGTGTGCGGGGCCCTCACAGCTTCACGCTCGTCAACTTCCTCATCGGCTGTAAGAGCCTGGTGGCTGCAGCCGGGCTGCAGGCCGGCCTGCCCCCCACCCTGCTGGCCCCGGGGCCCTTCAGGGGGGCCACCATGCACACCctgaag GCCCGCTGTGTGACTGTGAAGAGTCCGGTTGGTTCTACCTACCAGAACATCAGCAGCCTGGAGATCACAG gacccatcctcccctcctccctccactccatcacctccctcctccGGCCTGCTCAGAAAGGGAACTTCTCAGCtgctctctacacacacacacctacagccgtgatgaacacacacacacctacagccgtgatgaacacacacacacctacagccgtgatgaacacacacacaactacagccgtgatgaacacacacacaactacagccGTGATGAACACAACTACAGCCGTGATGAACACACACCCCAAGCAGCAG GGTTCTGGGGGGGTGGACCTGTCTGGATGTGGTCTCCAGCCCGCGGTGGGTTCTGGGGGGGTGGACCTGTCTGGATGTGGTCTCCAGCCCGTGGTGGGTTCTGGGGGGGTGGACCTGTCTGGATGTGGTCTCCAGCCCGCGGTGGGTTCTGGGGGGGTGGACCTGTCTGGATGTGGTCTCCAGCCCGCGACCCTCCAGCAGCTCCGGCAGCCCTCCAGTCTGGGGAAGACGGCTCTGACTCACCTGAACATGAGCAACTACAGCTACATGTGGAAGAACTGA